The proteins below come from a single Hirundo rustica isolate bHirRus1 chromosome 6, bHirRus1.pri.v3, whole genome shotgun sequence genomic window:
- the BAG5 gene encoding BAG family molecular chaperone regulator 5 — MAMGNQHPSIKRLHEIQKEVKEIEQQVAVFSGLSTDRDYKKLERSLTKQLFEIDSVDTEGKGDIQQARKRAAQETERLLKELEQNANHPRRLEIEALFKEAQSLVEREITSFYKGGNCISDEFEEGIQDIVLRLTQVKTGGKVSLRKARYRTLTKVCAVQEIIESGVKQQLSLPLSNDAHPSVSKINSVMCDVNKARGTLIALLMGVSSNDTCRHLSCVLTGLIADLDALDVCGRTEIRNYRKEVVEEINKLQKYLDLDEEANSTQAYDLAQNQSILKIEEIRKKMKEVNSLLLKTENASDLYLGSKAELQGLIAQLDEVSPGKNPCIREARRRAVIEVQTLITYIDLKEALEKRQMYPEQTAAEHQSHKAVWTVLGNLSQIQQEVISFDGNRTDKNYMRLEELLTKQLLALDAVDPQGDQRCKAARKQAVKLAQNILYYLDMKTDEWEY; from the coding sequence ATGGCTATGGGTAACCAACACCCATCCATAAAACGGTTacatgaaatacagaaagaagTCAAAGAGATTGAACAGCAAGTGGCTGTCTTCAGCGGTCTGTCTACCGACCGAGATTACAAGAAGTTGGAAAGAAGCCTTACGAAACAGCTTTTTGAAATAGATTCTGTAGACACCGAAGGGAAGGGGGATATTCAGCAAGCCCGAAAGCGAGCTGCCCAGGAAACTGAGAGGCTGCTGAAGGAACTGGAACAAAATGCAAACCATCCGCGCAGACTGGAAATAGAGGCTTTGTTCAAGGAGGCGCAGTCACTTGTGGAACGCGAGATCACATCTTTTTACAAAGGAGGAAACTGTATAAGTGATGAATTTGAAGAAGGAATACAGGACATTGTGTTGAGGCTTACCCAGGTGAAAACTGGAGGGAAAGTTTCTCTACGCAAAGCAAGATACCGCACTCTGACAAAGGTATGCGCTGTTCAGGAGATTATAGAGAGTGGCGTAAAGCaacagctgtccctgccactCTCTAATGATGCGCATCCTTCTGTCTCCAAAATTAACTCCGTAATGTGTGATGTGAACAAAGCCAGAGGAACTCTCATTGCGCTTCTAATGGGAGTGAGTAGTAATGATACCTGCAGGCACCTCTCCTGTGTGCTCACAGGCCTCATTGCCGATTTGGATGCTTTAGATGTCTGCGGTCgcacagaaataagaaattacagaaaggaAGTAGTAGAAGAGATCAATAAATTGCAGAAATACCTGGACTTGGATGAAGAAGCAAATTCTACTCAGGCTTATGATTTGGCCCAAAATCAGTCCATTCTGAAAATAGAAGAGATCCGTAAGAAGATGAAGGAAGTTAattctttacttttaaaaacagagaatgCTTCTGATTTGTATCTGGGATCCAAAGCAGAGTTGCAGGGACTAATTGCCCAACTAGATGAAGTGAGTCCAGGGAAAAATCCCTGTATTAGAGAGGCCAGGAGAAGAGCAGTAATTGAAGTTCAGACTCTTATAACATATATTGATTTGAAGGAAGCGctggaaaaaaggcaaatgtatccagagcaaactgctgCTGAACATCAGTCTCATAAAGCAGTTTGGACTGTACTTGGAAACTTGTCTCAAATTCAGCAAGAGGTGATATCATTCGATGGAAACAGAACGGATAAAAATTACATGAGACTGGAAGAACTTCTTACCAAACAGCTTCTAGCCCTGGATGCTGTTGATCCGCAGGGTGATCAGCGGTGTAAGGCTGCCAGGAAGCAGGCAGTAAAGCTTGCACAGAACATTCTTTACTATCTGGACATGAAAACAGATGAATGGGAATACTGA